A part of Haladaptatus caseinilyticus genomic DNA contains:
- a CDS encoding thiamine pyrophosphate-dependent dehydrogenase E1 component subunit alpha, with protein sequence MFDDMVTARNYEERLQEEYLEGKQPAFDISAGPIPGELHLAAGHEASGAGVCQHLREDDTVTAPHRPHHVAIAKGVDLKRMTAEIFGRQAGLCKGKGGHMHLFDPDVKFACSGIIAEGCPPAVGAGLAAKKRNTDSVAVAFLGEGAIDQGAFLESLNLASVQNLPVVFVIEDNDWAISMPKERVTDVENGSQRADGFDLPGVRVDSDDAIAIYETAKKAVGRARDGNGPTLIEVQVHRRMGHFMGDPESYRPETDTEAAQQRDSIERLASDLRAHGVDEEEIEEIRDNAHDRVEEAIEWAKDQPEPEPEEAYEDVFSNPPSGVTDTEPSIEIRPSGGDD encoded by the coding sequence ATGTTCGATGATATGGTGACGGCGCGAAACTACGAGGAACGTCTGCAGGAGGAGTATTTGGAGGGGAAACAGCCTGCATTCGATATTTCTGCGGGGCCGATTCCGGGCGAACTCCACCTCGCGGCGGGGCACGAAGCATCGGGCGCAGGCGTGTGTCAACATCTTCGAGAAGATGATACCGTTACGGCTCCCCACCGACCCCATCACGTAGCCATCGCGAAGGGCGTCGATCTAAAGCGGATGACGGCCGAAATTTTTGGTCGTCAGGCCGGCCTTTGCAAGGGTAAAGGGGGACATATGCATCTGTTCGACCCGGATGTAAAATTTGCATGTAGCGGCATCATTGCGGAAGGCTGTCCGCCGGCGGTCGGTGCGGGACTGGCCGCAAAAAAGCGCAACACCGACAGTGTTGCTGTCGCGTTCCTCGGGGAGGGTGCGATCGACCAAGGTGCGTTTTTGGAGTCGCTCAACTTGGCGAGCGTCCAGAACTTGCCGGTCGTATTCGTCATCGAGGATAACGATTGGGCTATCAGCATGCCGAAAGAACGGGTCACGGACGTCGAAAACGGATCCCAGCGGGCGGATGGCTTCGACCTCCCTGGCGTTCGCGTTGATTCCGATGACGCAATCGCCATCTACGAGACTGCCAAGAAGGCAGTCGGCCGTGCCCGTGATGGAAACGGACCAACACTTATCGAAGTCCAGGTTCACCGTCGGATGGGCCATTTCATGGGTGATCCCGAGAGCTACCGACCGGAGACAGACACGGAAGCTGCTCAACAACGGGATTCGATCGAACGGCTTGCCAGTGATCTCCGTGCACACGGTGTCGATGAGGAGGAAATCGAGGAAATTCGTGATAACGCCCACGATCGCGTCGAGGAAGCGATCGAATGGGCGAAAGACCAACCGGAACCTGAACCGGAGGAGGCATACGAAGACGTATTTTCGAATCCACCGTCCGGCGTTACCGACACCGAGCCATCCATCGAGATTCGTCCCTCGGGAGGTGACGACTGA